In one Chitinophaga sancti genomic region, the following are encoded:
- the cobJ gene encoding precorrin-3B C(17)-methyltransferase, translating to MRLSVVGIGPGGADYILPIAQQVLADADIVIGYSYYFQFISHLLKTGCACIGKDLTEEEARAALAVDSCAPGKHVVVISSGDAGIYAMASLVYQYASRHPEKEIDLQTIPGISAFIASAGKLGAPLGHDFCCISLSDLMTPWTTIEQRIKAAAFGDFVTSLYNPRSKKRFWQLERFKEIFLAHRSPDTPVAIIRQVTRPEESILLTTLKELPVAAVDMFSLVMVGNSQTYQFKNFLVTPRGYLDRKPQSGQEIQDESFRQIAAQLQRTDLSPADKWAVMRCIHTTADFEYEDLYHSNDNAITRWKRYLQNGGTIVTDVTMVQSGITKSFLEKYRSQVHCYLNAEGVPELAEKEGLTRSQAGMRLAIAQHPEALFVVGNAPTALFELCDQLGNEDFKPAGIIGAPVGFVNVVESKLKLQAMKQVPYVIIKGRKGGSNVAASIVNAAFTYE from the coding sequence ATGAGATTAAGTGTAGTGGGCATTGGACCCGGCGGCGCTGACTATATATTGCCAATTGCACAACAGGTGCTGGCTGATGCGGATATTGTAATTGGATATAGCTATTATTTCCAGTTCATCAGCCATTTGCTAAAAACAGGCTGTGCATGTATTGGCAAAGACCTGACAGAAGAGGAAGCCCGTGCGGCACTTGCTGTAGACAGCTGTGCGCCCGGCAAGCATGTGGTCGTGATCAGTTCAGGTGATGCGGGTATTTATGCTATGGCATCGCTGGTATATCAGTATGCAAGCAGGCATCCTGAAAAGGAGATTGACTTACAAACCATTCCCGGCATTAGTGCATTCATTGCATCTGCAGGGAAACTGGGTGCACCATTAGGCCATGATTTCTGCTGCATCTCTCTTTCTGACTTAATGACCCCATGGACCACGATTGAACAGCGTATTAAAGCGGCAGCTTTTGGTGACTTTGTCACGTCTTTATATAATCCAAGAAGTAAGAAACGGTTCTGGCAACTGGAGCGATTCAAAGAGATCTTCTTAGCACACCGCTCTCCTGATACACCGGTTGCAATCATCAGGCAGGTGACGCGCCCGGAAGAAAGCATCCTGCTTACTACCCTGAAAGAACTGCCTGTGGCTGCTGTAGACATGTTCTCGCTGGTGATGGTAGGGAACTCGCAGACTTACCAGTTCAAAAACTTTTTAGTAACGCCCCGTGGCTACCTGGATAGAAAACCACAGAGTGGTCAGGAGATCCAGGATGAAAGCTTCAGGCAGATAGCCGCACAGCTGCAGCGAACGGATTTAAGTCCGGCAGATAAGTGGGCAGTGATGAGATGCATACATACTACTGCTGATTTTGAATATGAGGATTTATATCATTCCAATGATAATGCAATTACCCGCTGGAAAAGGTACCTGCAAAACGGCGGAACGATTGTAACGGATGTAACGATGGTGCAATCGGGAATTACAAAATCCTTCTTAGAGAAATACAGGTCGCAGGTGCATTGTTACCTGAATGCGGAAGGTGTACCGGAACTGGCGGAAAAGGAAGGCCTGACAAGAAGCCAGGCAGGTATGCGGCTGGCAATAGCACAACATCCGGAGGCCCTGTTTGTGGTAGGGAATGCACCAACTGCTTTGTTTGAATTATGTGATCAGTTAGGAAATGAAGATTTTAAACCGGCAGGGATTATTGGTGCACCTGTGGGATTTGTGAATGTGGTGGAATCTAAGTTGAAATTGCAGGCAATGAAGCAGGTGCCCTATGTGATTATTAAGGGGCGTAAGGGAGGAAGTAATGTGGCGGCAAGTATTGTAAATGCAGCATTTACTTATGAGTAA
- a CDS encoding bifunctional cobalt-precorrin-7 (C(5))-methyltransferase/cobalt-precorrin-6B (C(15))-methyltransferase translates to MNKYVVIGISDHAHFVLADEVLSLLSQHQYFSGGKRHHQRMHQYLPAAYEWIDITGDIPGLIQQYKELDGEVVIFASGDPLFYGFANSIRRYHPEAEMRVYPYFNSLQLLCQRCNIAYAALYNTSVHGRGWDELDTALLKREKLIGVLTDGVKTPAAIASRLLAYGYDNYTMIVGEALEGVEEKINTFSLPAASDTLFHALNCVLLIENTPRKKWMGIPDALFEGLENRPNMITKMPIRLLSLSQLDLFQRQVFWDIGFCTGSVAIEAKNNFPGLQVVAFEKRIACDALMDRNAFNLGVPGIIKVIGDIFEQDLSAYPPADAIFIGGHGNRLDELIAGIHHYLKPGGRLVMNAVKQESNTQFVEAVTALGYQLHTAINITIDEHNPITVLTAEKIQT, encoded by the coding sequence ATGAATAAATATGTGGTCATAGGGATTTCAGATCATGCACACTTCGTCTTAGCAGATGAGGTGCTATCCTTATTATCACAACATCAATATTTCTCCGGTGGCAAACGACATCATCAGCGCATGCACCAATACCTGCCTGCAGCGTATGAATGGATCGATATTACAGGAGACATTCCCGGACTGATCCAGCAATACAAAGAACTGGATGGTGAAGTAGTGATCTTTGCTTCCGGCGATCCGCTGTTCTATGGATTTGCCAATAGCATACGGAGGTATCACCCTGAAGCGGAGATGCGTGTCTATCCTTATTTTAATAGTTTGCAATTGTTGTGTCAACGTTGCAATATCGCTTATGCGGCATTGTATAATACCTCTGTGCATGGACGTGGCTGGGATGAACTGGACACTGCATTATTAAAAAGAGAAAAGCTGATAGGCGTGCTCACAGATGGTGTCAAAACACCAGCGGCCATTGCCTCACGACTATTAGCATATGGTTATGACAACTATACGATGATCGTGGGTGAAGCGCTGGAAGGCGTGGAAGAAAAAATCAATACGTTCTCATTACCAGCTGCTTCAGATACTTTATTTCACGCATTGAATTGCGTATTGCTCATTGAAAATACGCCCCGGAAGAAATGGATGGGCATCCCGGATGCCTTATTCGAGGGTTTGGAAAACAGACCCAACATGATCACTAAGATGCCTATACGCCTGTTAAGTCTGAGCCAGCTGGATCTGTTTCAGCGGCAGGTATTCTGGGATATAGGTTTTTGTACAGGATCGGTGGCGATAGAGGCAAAGAATAATTTTCCCGGTTTGCAGGTAGTGGCGTTTGAGAAGAGAATAGCCTGTGACGCATTGATGGACAGGAATGCGTTTAATTTAGGTGTGCCGGGAATTATTAAAGTGATAGGTGACATATTTGAGCAGGATCTATCAGCCTATCCCCCAGCCGACGCCATCTTTATTGGAGGACATGGGAACAGGTTAGATGAATTGATTGCCGGTATTCATCACTATTTGAAACCTGGTGGCCGGCTGGTCATGAATGCTGTGAAACAGGAAAGCAACACTCAATTTGTGGAAGCAGTGACCGCATTGGGCTATCAACTGCATACAGCTATAAACATTACAATAGACGAACATAATCCGATTACTGTCCTGACGGCAGAAAAAATACAGACATGA
- the cobI gene encoding precorrin-2 C(20)-methyltransferase, whose amino-acid sequence MVKQGKIYGVSLGPGDPLLITLKGLQVLQQVDRIYYPGSLLEDGTTISYSLNILQYHQLDESKFRGMFLKMSTDRSEVAGTYANTFLQMWEDYQMGLQVAFVSEGDISFYSTFAYLMEHIQQYKLEVEVIAGVPSFLNGAAAHQFPLGVLNEKIAILPRMEHANQLEHLLDTFDTVVLIKIRSVIKTLLPLMHNKALRMMYCERLGTPDQFITTDIQVIKERELPYFSLIILKKL is encoded by the coding sequence ATGGTAAAACAGGGTAAAATATACGGCGTATCTCTTGGCCCGGGCGATCCTTTACTGATTACCCTAAAGGGCTTGCAGGTATTGCAACAGGTAGATAGAATTTACTATCCAGGCTCATTACTGGAAGATGGCACAACCATCAGTTATTCCCTGAACATCCTGCAATATCATCAGCTGGATGAAAGTAAATTCAGGGGCATGTTCCTGAAGATGAGCACTGACAGAAGTGAGGTAGCTGGTACCTACGCCAATACCTTCCTGCAGATGTGGGAGGACTACCAAATGGGGTTACAGGTGGCTTTTGTGAGTGAGGGAGATATTTCTTTTTACAGCACCTTCGCCTACCTGATGGAACATATACAACAGTATAAACTGGAGGTAGAAGTGATAGCAGGGGTGCCTTCATTTTTGAATGGCGCAGCCGCGCATCAGTTCCCATTAGGCGTGCTGAATGAGAAGATTGCAATTTTGCCAAGGATGGAGCACGCAAACCAACTGGAGCATTTACTCGATACTTTTGATACGGTGGTACTGATCAAAATACGCAGTGTGATTAAGACACTATTGCCACTGATGCACAACAAAGCTTTGCGCATGATGTACTGCGAACGCCTGGGTACACCGGATCAGTTTATTACCACGGACATACAGGTGATTAAAGAGCGGGAGCTGCCTTATTTTTCCTTAATAATATTGAAGAAGTTGTGA